A stretch of DNA from Acipenser ruthenus chromosome 21, fAciRut3.2 maternal haplotype, whole genome shotgun sequence:
ggtAAAGCTGCAAATaacaaataaactttattttgtgcTGCCAGCTTTCTTTTGAAAACATTTCCATTATATTGGAAGAGAGAGTGTCAGtgaatcagggatggaaataacactcctCTTGcctagcagtttcacctattccaggttctACTACgggcttgattagccacagtatataggTAGCAAGCTCTGGTCTGTcatattaaactcctagtaaaaccaggaatgtatcaaactgctatgcaacgggagtctacTGTCCATCTGTGTCAATCCCCGAGGTCTTTTACAGTAGTTACAATGTATGTAATAGCATTATAGTACTGTGCATCATGATCTTGATAGTGTAGGTGGAATCGACATCGTTTCACTGCACCTGTGTAACTGTTGAGGCTTTCTCCCCGCAGACCCATCATGAACAAAGATGGGGAAGTGGGCACCATTGCCCCCGAGATGCCGGCGATGTTCGACGGGGTGAAGCTGGCGGCGGTGGCGACAGTGCTGTACATCATCGTGCGCTTTCTGAACCTGAAGAGCCCGACTGAGCCGCCTTGCCTCAGCTATCAGGACACCCCGCTCAACCGCTTCCTAATCAAGTCCTGCTCACTACTGACCAAAGAGTAagtctgctgccccccccccacacgCCCACAGCCTCTTTTAAACTGTGCAAGTCGGACACACCTTTCTCAGGTATTTCTGTAAGAGCACAACCCCTAGACTTGCTACAGGCGATTAAATCTGCATGCGTTGGCCAGTGTGTAGATCATTTGAAtagaaataaatgtaatattgctACACATTCTACAAAAATAAGTTCTTGTAAAAGTGAGATTTGCAAAGTGATGGACTAGAGTGCACGCCTACACTCGTCTGTCTGGATCTGTAGAGTGGAATCGGGATGGATTGAAGCCAGAGCTTGGAAATGTACAGATGTGCTGACCATTTAGAATCGTGAATCCTGTCCAAGCAGTATTTATGGTACCTAGTCAGTTCAGAATGGTGTTGGTATACGGCACTACCACTGTACATTAGCCGAAGTTCAGGAACCTCAGGTGTGTTGTAACAACAATGCAGCTACTGTTACACTTCAATTCAAATATTTCCCTGGCCAGTCCTTTTCCATTTTGCATACAGTATGTGTCTAGTCTTGTGTCTAGTTTATCTAGGCTCCTGCTAATTTGCCTGTAGATGAACAGTTCAAGGTTCTGTTACTTATTCGAACACGCAAGCTTTTCTTTAATATTTGCTAAAGTACATACCCCAAAAAAAGACAAGTGTTGCACGAGTTGTGGCAAAAGGCAGTGTCTGATGACTGGTGAGAGATATTGAAAAGTAGTCAGAGAAGGCTGTTCGGGTCAGTGGTTTGTGGGGGTGGTGGAGGATTGGGAGGGGAAGCAGTGTAGCTTTGTGGCTGAAGGTTAAGGTCACTGGCATATGGTTCTTCTGAATCAGAGCTCCTCTGTGGTTTTGTTAGAACTCAAGGTCTGACTCTGAAATGAAGTGACCAGCAAGGATCTGAAAATTGCAGCAGTTGAGATGACCAACTGATTACAGCGTAGCGCTTTGTTCTTTACAGAATAGTTTTGCAGGCATGGAGCAGCGTGTGAGGATTTGCTGTTGCATGTTTTTGGTAAAATGTGCTTCAGGTCACTTATCGCTTGAGTGCACCTGGAAGGTTGTCGCTGTACTGTTGTGATTAAACCGCATTACAGTGCTGTAGTTTGCATAACCAGACCTCCTTCATATACAGTGACCCAGAGCCCACTGTTGCGTAACTTGATTGTTTCCATGACACTAGTAGATTGGCTATAGCTGCTGGGTACAGTGTAgtactgtgtgagagagcaggGCTGCTATACAAAGCGCTGTTGATTGTAATTGCTGTTCCTCAGAcactgtgcctttttgttttgcatttgtttaaaaGATAAGGTGTTATTGCAGGATCTGAGCCCTAATGTCAATGTCTGAAAACGAAAAAGATAACGGCAAACCAATAATGTACTTGTAAGAATGTCATTCCAATGACTATTTTAAATCGTTGGGTTTTATAAAGGTTTATCACACAGTAAAAGTGTAGCAAAATATAACAATGTttagaaagcatggtaaagcctagGGATGTAGGGGAAAAAAAGGCAAAGAAAAAAGGTAAACTATGCTAAATTCATACCCAAGGGGATaaaatgggaaaactgcaaaattgccaCCCCAGTAAACCTTTAGAAGGGTTATTATACCAGATGCTGGTACATTATGAGCAAACTCACAAACACCCCTGGCACCCATGAGCCTCAGATACTGGCCCTTGTAACAAGAGCCTCCAGTGTGGCATTAAGAAAGTGTGTCATGAGGAAGGACTTCAGACTGTTAAATTACTTGCAGCTTCCTCTCCTTAACTACACTGCACCCTCCCTTCATGCGCTGTACAAATAAATAGCAGAGGAGCTAAATTGAGTTGGTGAGTTATGTTTCAGGCAATGACTCATGGCTTGTGTTGGGCCAGGCTCCCTCAATGAACTCTGACACAACCACAGACGTTTCCTGTTTTGGTGCCTGCTTGTAAGCACAAGGGCGTTTCCATAGAAACTATTGctattctgaatttttttttttttttttttaaaggctctGTGATCTCTGTAGTGTCTAGCCAGAGATTGCCGGGTCGTATTTCAGCAGAGCTAATTATACTCGCATATTCTTTATGCACCCTTGCTTTGcacttttcttctgttcttgTCTTGCTGTCTGTCCTCACGTAGGAGGTAATCCCGTTCTTAATCCTATTTGTGATTCGGTCATTTCTCGCTTGCTTACTAAAAATACCCTCAGTACACTTCTATTATCACCCCACACAGACAGAGTAAGCAAGCCTTCTGCGTTGTTATCGACGGAGGATTTCAAACTCGGGTTTAAAAGCCTTGGCAACACGTAATATACTTTACAGTTTAGTGGACCTGAGGTTGCAGTACAATGCTGAAATCAGCGTAGCCACACCCATACACCTTTCTTGGAAATAATGAGACACTTTCTGTTCCTGAATGGCAATTCAGAAAACTGCAACAGCCGAGGAGAACTGTTAGCAAAGGCTAGTACAGTGTAATGAGGAACAGGTGAATTGCTTTAGCTACGATCACACAGCATTGGAGTTTTACTGGAGATGTTTAAATGGAAAGAATTTAAGAGGTGATTAGATCTGAGAAAGAGAGAATGACTTCAAGCATAGAAAGGGAGATAAGAGGGAGAGGGATGTTTACACGACTGTCGTGTGACTGGACCTTGCTCTTTGATGTTCTATCTTGTGTCAGTCAGTGCTGGCTGTTCTGTCTTGTTTCCCTGCAATAAACATTGATCAGTTTACACTGCTTTAGCAGGTAATCCTCTCCTGTGCTCTACAATCTTCTAATCCTATTTGGAGATAAACTGGACCTGCTTCATCTACTTTACATTGTGTTTACAAAGACTGCTGGATCAGTCTTCATCATCCTGAGCTGTATGAATATATATGGAGAAGTGATTTACAGCAGGTCACTGTGTCATTCTAGCGAGGATGCAGATGCATGTGGTGCTTTATTGACCCCCATTCTCCACTGTTTTATAGCAAGCAGGCTTCATATCTGTTTAAAGGTTGGGATTGTATAAATATAGTCTTCATGGCTCTGGCTAATAGTGGCTGGTAATTAAGCACGTAAGACAGTGTAATTAATTTCTGTCATCCTGTGCAGTTGACTGATCCAAAATCCTCCACGAACTAGAAAAAATATAATAGAAAATCTCATTTTCCCCGGAGTCATCCAGTGAGTAAATGGTCTGGTTTGAAAGGAAATGATTAAAACCACTGTTTCATCAATCCACCTGTTAAACATTATTTATGACTGGAATCCCTACCTCTCTCCTAACgggtgtatttaaaaataaaaagataaatgatGCTGTTCCGTTAAGTTTTGCTCAGTGTACACTGTAATGTGTTGAGCTGAGCTGTAATGGTACAGTTAGATGGTGAAGAGTTATATCGCAGGTAAATATTGATCGATGTCTCCTGAACAGGTACATTCCTCCCCTGCTATGGGGGAAATGCGGGCACCTACAGACGGCGCTCTATGGGAAGATGGGCCGGGTCAGCTCACCTCATCCAATTGGGCTGCGCAAATTCCTCGCCATGCATGACGGGGCCACGGCCACCTTTGACCTCTTCGAACCGCTAGCCGACCAGTGCACAGGAGGTAAAGGGGGCGGAGGACTCTCACAATTTGAAATCTGCACCCACAGCTCTGCTATAGGGCCATGTGGATTCCTAGAAGAGACATAGTGCAGTTTAGCTGCAGTCTGAATCTGTGCACCTACCAGCTCACACCAGCATGCTGGGTCTGAGGTCACAGAGCTGTTTAGCTTGCAGAATAACCAGACCAATTGCTCTGACAAAATTTCCCCAGGTAGGAACTTCCCTTCCTTGGGAGTCAAAGGATCTTGTTGGGCTGTAATGGGACTTGCCACTTAACAAAAACATTCTGACAAACAATTGCGCAATTTCTGAGGGAAGGGTCAAATGTATGTGCAAAATGCATTTTATGAGGAGTTTATTGTGTTAACTTTTGACGCTTTTGACTTTTGATATGTTCCTCATTTTCTTGACAGGTTTTGATTTACCTACCGTAGCAGTGTATCAAAACCTGTCAGACACGTCAAGCATGTAGGAGAATAATGACAGAGAGGAAGAGTGATGATGAGAGCTCAGTTTGCTCTGGAAACTTTCACAAGAGGAAGTAGTTTGCATTATACCCTGTGTAAAAACAAGAAGTCATTCCACTTCTCATTTATGCAATTTGCAAAGTTTAGGGCAGCGATTTAGGAATGTTCTCGGAATGTGTCATGCCCCCAATGCTAAACCTGTTTTGATTTGATTTCCTGACTAGATGATGTCACCATGGTTATTTGTCCTGGGATTGGTAACCACAGTGAGAAGCACTACATACGTACCTTTGTGGACTACGCTCAGAAGCAAGGCTACCGCTGTGCTGTCCTTAACCACCTGGGAGCTCTGCCTAACATTGAGCTAACCTCTCCCCGCATGTTCACCTACGGTAAGGACCGCAGAGACGAATGTTTGTGTGTCACGATCACGATGACAAAGTGTTTCTTTCTACAAACAAGAGTCCTGAGTCAACAGTCCTCTTCCTGTATCCTTGCAGCCTTCACTCCAGGGGTAATATGCCTTGCCTGACCACCTTCGAATGTATTCCCTCCACACTGAGGCGCATGTCTTCAGAGTTTTACACAGGAAGCACCTGCTTTACCACAATGTATTCAGAGCATCACAATCTGGGCGGGCATGTGGAAGCCATCCTTCCATCCATGTGTAGGGCACACTATACATTTTGTCTATACGGGAAAAGCAGGTCATAGTTAGCTATGGTTTCAGGATATTGATAGCTATAGCCATGCGTTTTACCAGTCCCCCACCTAGTTTCTGCTTGATGATTTGTGTTTAAGTGGGTCTGGAGGCAGCAGCCATTGTATCACTTGTGTTGATATTTTGGCAGCTGTGTTCCAGTTTATTTCAGTAATAGGAGAGTGCAGATGTCTTCCTCTATGATTTTTATTACATGTGCAGGAACTCCCGCACAGAATAGTCTGTCTCCAGTTCTGAAGTGCATTAAGCACAGACCGTTACATTCACACACCAATTTTTTACACTGGCTGGTCAAGTCTTCCATCATCAGTAATGTTTCTTTCTGTCACTGAACATTGCAGTTTCTGCTGGCCAGCTTAACTGCGTATGTACATACATGCAGGCTTCTGCTGtgcagcatttgttttctttttattttagtatttaattTTAGCTTTTGGGTCATCAGCATGCTCTGGTTAATCGATTGGATAATGTGTGACCTTATCGTGTCTGAATGTGGCACAGAATATCATTGTTCAATATTGCCTCTTGTTCTCAGGCTGCACCTGGGAGTTTGCAGCCATGGTGGGCTACATCAAGAAGACATTCGCCCAGACGCAGCTCATTGTTGTGGGCTTCAGCCTAGGGGGCAACATTGTCTGCAAGTTCCTGGGTGAGAACCACACCAACCAGGAGAGAGTGCTGTGCTGCGTCAGTGTGTGCCAGGGCTACAGCGCGCTCAGGTGGGTACTCGCAAGCCAGTCGGGGAGGAACAGGGATGGACGTAAGACTCCCATGTATCGCCAACCCCCTCTGTGACAAGAAGCATTTTGAAGGAAAcggctgttt
This window harbors:
- the LOC117428353 gene encoding monoacylglycerol lipase ABHD2-like: MNKDGEVGTIAPEMPAMFDGVKLAAVATVLYIIVRFLNLKSPTEPPCLSYQDTPLNRFLIKSCSLLTKEYIPPLLWGKCGHLQTALYGKMGRVSSPHPIGLRKFLAMHDGATATFDLFEPLADQCTGDDVTMVICPGIGNHSEKHYIRTFVDYAQKQGYRCAVLNHLGALPNIELTSPRMFTYGCTWEFAAMVGYIKKTFAQTQLIVVGFSLGGNIVCKFLGENHTNQERVLCCVSVCQGYSALRAQETFLQWDQCRRFYNFLMADNMKRIILSHRGMLFGESSNKRPRMMEDADLSRLFTATSLMQIDDNIMRKFHGYDSLKEYYEKDSCVHYIHNVNVPLLLVNTSDDPLVHPSLLTIPRTLAEKKENVIFALTLHGGHLGFFEGAVLFPQPLTWMDKVIVEYANTICQWEKHKPQCGSGSEQDCS